A genomic segment from Microcella flavibacter encodes:
- the ddaH gene encoding dimethylargininase gives MTSTSTTAETEIRPDASERTPTKRTVLMCRPDHFTVSYRINPWMHPENPTDTSLAVQQWQRLYDVYVDLGFTVELIDPIAGLPDMVYAANGGFTLDGIAYGAKFTFPERQPEGPAYMDWFGANGFRVADPVETNEGEGDFLLVGDVILAGTGFRSDSGSHRELTEVFGREVLTLTLINPSFYHLDTAIAVLDPEPDAHGRQNIAYLESAFDEASLTILRERFPDAILATEEDAAVLGLNSYSDGCNIVIASRAKDFERQLRERGYNPIGVDLSELLLGGGGVKCCTLELRR, from the coding sequence GTGACCTCCACCAGCACGACCGCCGAGACCGAGATCCGCCCCGACGCGAGCGAGCGCACGCCCACGAAGCGCACCGTGCTCATGTGCCGCCCCGACCACTTCACGGTGAGCTACCGCATCAACCCGTGGATGCATCCCGAGAACCCGACCGACACGAGCCTCGCCGTGCAGCAGTGGCAGCGCCTCTACGACGTGTACGTCGACCTCGGCTTCACCGTCGAGCTCATCGACCCCATCGCCGGCCTGCCCGACATGGTCTACGCGGCCAACGGCGGCTTCACCCTCGACGGCATCGCCTACGGCGCGAAGTTCACCTTTCCCGAGCGCCAGCCCGAGGGCCCCGCGTACATGGACTGGTTCGGTGCGAACGGGTTCCGCGTCGCCGACCCGGTCGAGACGAACGAGGGCGAGGGCGACTTCCTGCTCGTCGGCGACGTCATCCTCGCCGGCACGGGGTTCCGCAGCGACTCGGGCAGCCACCGCGAGCTCACCGAGGTCTTCGGGCGCGAGGTGCTCACCCTGACCCTCATCAACCCGTCCTTCTACCACCTCGACACCGCGATCGCCGTGCTCGACCCCGAGCCCGACGCGCACGGCCGGCAGAACATCGCCTACCTCGAGAGCGCCTTCGACGAGGCCTCGCTGACGATCCTGCGCGAGCGCTTCCCCGACGCGATCCTCGCCACCGAGGAGGACGCCGCCGTGCTCGGCCTCAACTCCTACAGCGACGGCTGCAACATCGTCATCGCCTCCCGTGCGAAGGACTTCGAGCGCCAGCTGCGCGAGCGCGGCTACAACCCCATCGGCGTCGACCTCAGCGAGCTGCTGCTCGGCGGCGGCGGCGTGAAGTGCTGCACCCTGGAGCTGCGCCGATGA
- a CDS encoding extracellular solute-binding protein: MRTSRPLSLIALGAASALVLGGCAGGETTPAAPVDPADDAGSFTLYSGRDEALVQPLIDQFTDETGIEVEVRYGNTAELGALLLEEGEATPADVFLSQDAGALGALANADLFETLPDDIAGAVDAGFTSTDGSWVGVTGRARVVVFDGEKYTEDQLPDDIDDYTEEEWRGLVGVAPTNASFQSFVTAYRVLEGEDDAEEFLTELTANDPQIFDGNGAILTAVDEGVLDAGLINHYYWYQQAGEVGAENMRAQLKFLEAGDPGSIVNVTGAGLLSGAAENADALAFIEYLVSEAGQTYFVEETYEYPLVAGIDAPEGLPSLESLVNPELDLSDLDTLSDTQDLLARVGLI, translated from the coding sequence ATGCGCACTTCCCGCCCGCTCTCCCTCATCGCCCTCGGCGCCGCCTCCGCCCTCGTGCTCGGCGGCTGCGCCGGCGGCGAGACGACCCCGGCCGCGCCGGTCGACCCCGCCGACGACGCCGGCTCGTTCACCCTGTACTCGGGCCGCGACGAGGCGCTCGTGCAGCCGCTCATCGACCAGTTCACCGACGAGACCGGCATCGAGGTCGAGGTGCGCTACGGCAACACCGCCGAGCTCGGCGCGCTGCTGCTCGAGGAGGGCGAGGCGACCCCCGCCGACGTGTTCCTCTCGCAGGATGCGGGCGCCCTCGGCGCCCTCGCCAACGCCGACCTCTTCGAGACGCTGCCCGATGACATCGCCGGAGCGGTCGACGCCGGCTTCACCTCCACCGACGGCAGCTGGGTCGGCGTCACCGGCCGCGCCCGCGTCGTCGTTTTCGACGGCGAGAAGTACACCGAGGACCAGCTGCCCGACGACATCGACGACTACACGGAGGAGGAGTGGCGCGGCCTCGTGGGCGTCGCGCCGACCAACGCCAGCTTCCAGTCGTTCGTCACCGCGTACCGCGTGCTCGAGGGCGAGGACGACGCCGAGGAGTTCCTCACCGAGCTCACCGCCAACGACCCGCAGATCTTCGACGGCAACGGCGCGATCCTCACCGCCGTCGACGAGGGCGTGCTCGATGCCGGTCTCATCAACCACTACTACTGGTACCAGCAGGCCGGCGAGGTCGGGGCCGAGAACATGCGCGCCCAGCTGAAGTTCCTCGAGGCCGGCGATCCGGGCTCGATCGTCAACGTCACCGGTGCGGGCCTGCTCAGCGGCGCCGCCGAGAACGCCGACGCGCTCGCCTTCATCGAGTACCTCGTCTCGGAGGCCGGCCAGACGTACTTCGTCGAGGAGACCTACGAGTACCCGCTGGTGGCCGGCATCGACGCCCCCGAGGGCCTGCCGAGCCTCGAGAGCCTCGTCAACCCCGAGCTCGACCTCAGCGACCTCGACACCCTGAGCGACACGCAGGATCTCCTCGCCCGCGTCGGCCTCATCTAG
- a CDS encoding Lrp/AsnC family transcriptional regulator has product MDAIDYRIIDQLRQNARTGYGDIGDVVGLSASAVKRRVDKLVADGTIRAFTVQVDPAVDGMAVEAYVELFCRGTVAPDELRRILSAVPEVVDAGTVTGDADAIVHLRSRDIPALEDALERVRIAPNVDHTRSAIVLTRLIHRHYD; this is encoded by the coding sequence ATGGACGCCATCGACTACCGCATCATCGACCAGCTGCGCCAGAACGCGCGCACCGGGTACGGCGACATCGGCGACGTCGTCGGCCTGTCGGCCTCGGCCGTCAAGCGCCGCGTCGACAAGCTCGTCGCCGACGGCACCATCCGCGCCTTCACGGTGCAGGTCGACCCGGCGGTCGACGGCATGGCGGTCGAGGCGTACGTCGAGCTGTTCTGCCGCGGCACCGTCGCGCCCGACGAGCTGCGGCGCATCCTCTCGGCCGTGCCCGAGGTCGTCGACGCCGGCACCGTCACGGGCGACGCCGACGCCATCGTGCACCTGCGCTCGCGCGATATCCCGGCGCTGGAGGACGCGCTCGAGCGCGTGCGCATCGCCCCGAACGTCGACCACACGCGCAGTGCGATCGTGCTGACGCGGCTGATCCACCGGCACTACGACTGA
- the rocD gene encoding ornithine--oxo-acid transaminase yields the protein MDAAAGAAGIHTDDAARAAIALEDRRLAHNYHPLPVVVERAEGAWVTDVAGRRYLDCLAAYSAVNFGHGHPALVAAARDQLDKVTLTSRAFHNDRLGQFADALARLAGVDMVLPMNTGAEAVETAIKVARAWGYRVKGVPEGQAEIIVMSDNFHGRTISIVSFSDDEHSRAGFGPFTPGFRMVPYGDAAAVEAAITPNTVAVLLEPIQGEAGIIVPPAEFLPAVRRITAEQNVLMIADEIQSGLGRTGATFQCDNVGVIPDLYILGKALGGGIVPVSAVIGRGDVIGVIRPGEHGSTFGGNPLAAAVGHAVVALLETGEMQERSRVLGEHLHARLEALVGRGVLAVRGLGLWAGIDIDPALGTGRQVCEALALRGVLAKDTHGSTIRLAPPLVVERDDLDFGLDQLEAVLEEMRAG from the coding sequence ATGGATGCCGCTGCCGGGGCCGCGGGCATCCACACCGATGACGCGGCGCGGGCCGCCATCGCGCTCGAGGATCGTCGTCTCGCCCACAACTACCACCCTCTGCCCGTGGTGGTGGAGCGCGCCGAGGGCGCCTGGGTCACCGACGTCGCCGGGCGCCGGTACCTCGACTGCCTGGCCGCGTACTCGGCGGTCAACTTCGGCCACGGGCATCCCGCCCTCGTCGCGGCGGCGCGCGACCAGCTCGACAAGGTGACGCTCACGAGCCGCGCCTTCCACAACGACCGGCTCGGCCAGTTCGCCGACGCCCTCGCCCGCCTCGCCGGGGTCGACATGGTGCTGCCGATGAACACGGGCGCCGAGGCGGTCGAGACGGCGATCAAGGTCGCGCGGGCCTGGGGCTACCGGGTGAAGGGCGTGCCCGAGGGGCAGGCCGAGATCATCGTCATGAGCGACAACTTCCACGGCCGCACGATCTCGATCGTGAGCTTCAGCGACGACGAGCACTCGCGCGCCGGTTTCGGGCCGTTCACGCCCGGGTTCCGGATGGTGCCGTACGGCGACGCCGCGGCGGTCGAGGCCGCGATCACGCCGAACACGGTCGCGGTGCTGCTCGAGCCCATCCAGGGCGAGGCGGGCATCATCGTGCCGCCGGCGGAGTTCCTGCCCGCGGTGCGCCGGATCACCGCCGAGCAGAACGTGCTCATGATCGCCGACGAGATCCAGTCGGGGCTCGGTCGCACCGGCGCGACCTTCCAGTGCGACAACGTCGGCGTCATCCCCGACCTCTACATCCTCGGCAAGGCGCTCGGCGGCGGCATCGTGCCGGTGAGCGCGGTCATCGGGCGCGGCGACGTCATCGGCGTCATCCGCCCCGGCGAGCACGGCTCGACCTTCGGCGGCAACCCGCTCGCCGCCGCCGTCGGCCACGCCGTCGTCGCGCTGCTCGAGACGGGCGAGATGCAGGAGCGCTCGCGCGTGCTCGGCGAGCACCTGCACGCGCGCCTCGAGGCGCTCGTCGGCCGCGGGGTGCTCGCCGTGCGCGGGCTCGGGCTGTGGGCCGGCATCGACATCGACCCGGCGCTCGGCACGGGCCGGCAGGTGTGCGAGGCCCTGGCCCTGCGCGGGGTGCTCGCGAAGGACACGCACGGGTCGACGATCCGACTGGCCCCGCCCCTCGTCGTGGAGCGCGACGATCTCGACTTCGGGCTCGACCAGCTCGAGGCCGTGCTGGAGGAGATGCGCGCGGGCTGA